A window from Sus scrofa isolate TJ Tabasco breed Duroc chromosome 2, Sscrofa11.1, whole genome shotgun sequence encodes these proteins:
- the LOC110259271 gene encoding olfactory receptor 4C16-like, translating into MWLNNNVTEFILLGLAQDPVRKKIVFVTFFIFYLATLIGNLLIIATVKTSRTLGSPMYFFLFHLSLSDTCFTTSIAPRMIVDALLKNATISFNECIVQVFSFHFFGCLEIFILILMAVDRYVAICKPLRYTTIMSHGVCGVLVAVAWVGSCVHSLTQIFLALSLPFCGPNVMDHYICDLQPLLKLACADTYVTNLLLVSNSGAICTVSFVMLMVSYVFILYSLRNHSAEGRKKALSTCISHITVVILFFGPCIFIYTRPATTFSMDKMITVFYTIGTPLLNPLIYTLRNAEVKNAMRMLWSKKLISDDKR; encoded by the coding sequence ATGTGGCTGAACAATAATGTGACTGAGTTCATTCTGCTTGGGTTGGCACAGGATCCTGTTAGGAAGAAAATAGTGTTTGtcactttctttattttctacctGGCGACATTGATAGGTAACCTGCTCATTATTGCTACCGTCAAGACCAGCCGGACACTTGGGAGtccaatgtacttcttccttttccactTATCCTTATCTGATACCTGCTTCACTACTTCCATAGCTCCTAGAATGATTGTGGATGCCCTTTTGAAGAATGCCACTATCTCTTTTAATGAGTGCATAGTGCAAGtcttttcattccatttctttggctgcctgGAGATCTTCATCCTTATCCTCATGGCTgttgaccgctatgtggccatctgtaaacCTCTGCGCTACACAACAATCATGAGTCATGGAGTCTGTGGGGTGttggtggctgtggcctgggtgggATCCTGTGTGCATTCTTTAACTCAGATTTTTCTAGCCTTGAGTTTACCATTCTGTGGTCCTAATGTGATGGATCATTATATATGTGACTTGCAGCCTTTGCTGAAACTTGCCTGTGCAGACACCTATGTGACCAACCTACTCTTGGTGTCCAACAGTGGAGCCATCTGTACAGTGAGTTTTGTCATGCTGATGGTCTCCTATGTCTTCATCTTGTATTCTCTGAGAAACCACAGtgcagaggggaggaaaaaagccctctccacctgcatCTCCCACATCACCGTGGTCATCTTGTTCTTTGGTCCttgcatatttatatacacacgcCCTGCAACCACCTTCTCCATGGATAAGATGATAACTGTCTTTTATACAATTGGAACCCCTCTGCTCAACCCTCTGATTTATACGCTGAGGAATGCagaagtgaaaaatgccatgaggaTGCTATGGAGCAAGAAGTTGATCTCAGATGACAAAAGATGA